Genomic DNA from Leptospira limi:
GGAGTACCAAGGATAAAGGCCATTTCAAAAGACAAGTCGATATACCCCATCAGCGCAACTAATAGATCCTCATAAGATTTGAGTAAGTCATATTCAGCATTCAATACATCGAGTTTTTTTGAGAATCCTTTGTTAAATTTATTTTTGACATTCTTTACGATTTCCTTATTTAGTGCCAGTTTAGAATTCATCACTCTTATTATTTCCCAAGCTTCATCGAGCTTTTCGTAACCTTTGTGAATATCGGCCCTGACTGTTACCTCTAACAGCTGTTTATTTCTTATAGCATCGGATAAAGCAATTTTCCCTTCATAAATTTTTCGAGAATAACTTAAGTCATCGAATAAATTCACTGTAGAGCTATTAAATGCATTTTCCCCTCTTCCGACAAACTGTGGTCCATATCCAGGAATTCTTTGAATACCAGTACCATCGCTTTGTACACCATAATTTGCTGTTGATTGAGTGGTGCTACTTCCTAATTGAGCTTGTAAAGAAATGTTAAAACCATATACTTCATTAGTTACTGGTAAGGGTGCGTTGACATTTTGACCATAGTAACTTCCGAAAATGACTTTTGGTTTCCAATAGTTTTCAGCTATTTCTGCACGTGTTCTTAAGTTTTCGATAGCTAATCTTGATTTTTTAATTTCCGGTTTTTGAAACAAATACTGTTCAGACAATAATTCGCTATTTGGAGGAAAAATTTCGAAATCTTCAATGATTGAATGTTTAAATCTTACTTGAGTATCTAATGGCAAGTTGAGTGTTTTAATCAAAT
This window encodes:
- a CDS encoding TolC family protein; its protein translation is MNRITFYIFVLIFATLQVFPEASDNRLLINFDDAEAIGVTNNVILATLKDRKEVFRMLVKEKWRNYLPKVALSYFGLKNANVNQPDSQYNDIRLQLNQLLYDGGENSLEIESAKLQELLNQEDWKIVKDKTVLEVRRTALKYLSFELKHQLNLKYNEKMQFNIKAALEEKEKGYITDLQYLELQTKVREFDLSLVKSKSQMNIAHLDLIKTLNLPLDTQVRFKHSIIEDFEIFPPNSELLSEQYLFQKPEIKKSRLAIENLRTRAEIAENYWKPKVIFGSYYGQNVNAPLPVTNEVYGFNISLQAQLGSSTTQSTANYGVQSDGTGIQRIPGYGPQFVGRGENAFNSSTVNLFDDLSYSRKIYEGKIALSDAIRNKQLLEVTVRADIHKGYEKLDEAWEIIRVMNSKLALNKEIVKNVKNKFNKGFSKKLDVLNAEYDLLKSYEDLLVALMGYIDLSFEMAFILGTPYEELKLVKIRPGGGNSFIRENFDQDILLKSEKINSKEMQTNPL